From Streptomyces cyaneogriseus subsp. noncyanogenus, the proteins below share one genomic window:
- a CDS encoding glycine--tRNA ligase, whose protein sequence is MAADKIDTIVSLSKRRGFVFPCSEIYGGQRAAWDYGPLGVELKENLKRQWWRYMVTSREDVVGIDSSVILAPEVWVASGHVATFTDPLTECTSCHKRFRADHLEEAYEEKKGRAPENGLADINCPNCGTKGQFTEPKQFSGLLSTHLGPTQDSGSVAYLRPETAQGIFTNFAQVQTTSRRKPPFGIAQMGKSFRNEITPGNFIFRTREFEQMEMEFFVKPGEDEKWQEYWMEQRWNWYTGLGLREENMRWYEHPKEKLSHYSKRTADIEYRFNFGGSEWGELEGVANRTDYDLSAHAKASGQDLSYFDQEAGERWTPYVIEPAAGVGRAMLAFLLDAYVEDEAPNAKGKMEKRTVLRLDHRLAPVKVAVLPLSRNPELSPKAKGLAQALRQHWNIEFDDAGAIGRRYRRQDEIGTPFCVTVDFDTLEDNAVTVRERDSMKQERVSLDQIEGYLAARLIGC, encoded by the coding sequence GTGGCCGCCGACAAGATCGACACCATCGTCAGCCTGAGCAAGCGCCGTGGCTTCGTATTCCCCTGCAGTGAGATCTACGGCGGTCAGCGCGCCGCCTGGGACTACGGTCCGCTGGGTGTCGAGCTGAAGGAGAACCTCAAGCGCCAGTGGTGGCGCTACATGGTGACGTCGCGCGAGGACGTCGTCGGTATCGACTCGTCCGTGATCCTCGCCCCCGAGGTGTGGGTCGCCTCCGGCCACGTCGCCACCTTCACCGACCCGCTCACCGAGTGCACCTCCTGCCACAAGCGGTTCCGCGCCGACCACCTGGAAGAGGCGTACGAGGAGAAGAAGGGCCGGGCCCCGGAGAACGGCCTGGCCGACATCAACTGCCCGAACTGCGGCACCAAGGGCCAGTTCACCGAGCCCAAGCAGTTCTCGGGCCTCCTCTCCACCCACCTCGGCCCGACGCAGGACTCCGGCTCGGTCGCCTACCTGCGCCCCGAGACCGCGCAGGGCATCTTCACCAACTTCGCCCAGGTGCAGACCACCTCGCGCCGCAAGCCCCCGTTCGGCATCGCCCAGATGGGCAAGTCCTTCCGCAACGAGATCACGCCCGGCAACTTCATCTTCCGCACCCGCGAGTTCGAGCAGATGGAGATGGAGTTCTTCGTCAAGCCGGGCGAGGACGAGAAGTGGCAGGAGTACTGGATGGAGCAGCGCTGGAACTGGTACACCGGCCTGGGTCTCCGTGAGGAGAACATGCGCTGGTACGAGCACCCGAAGGAGAAGCTCTCCCACTACTCCAAGCGCACCGCCGACATCGAGTACCGCTTCAACTTCGGCGGCAGCGAGTGGGGCGAGCTGGAGGGCGTCGCCAACCGCACCGACTACGACCTCTCCGCGCACGCCAAGGCGTCCGGCCAGGACCTGTCCTACTTCGACCAGGAGGCCGGCGAGCGCTGGACGCCGTACGTCATCGAGCCCGCGGCCGGTGTCGGCCGCGCGATGCTGGCGTTCCTGCTCGACGCCTACGTCGAGGACGAGGCGCCCAACGCCAAGGGCAAGATGGAGAAGCGCACCGTCCTGCGCCTCGACCACCGCCTGGCCCCGGTCAAGGTCGCGGTGCTCCCGCTCTCCCGCAACCCGGAGCTGTCCCCGAAGGCCAAGGGCCTCGCCCAGGCGCTGCGCCAGCACTGGAACATCGAGTTCGACGACGCCGGCGCCATCGGCCGCCGCTACCGCCGCCAGGACGAGATCGGCACGCCGTTCTGCGTCACCGTCGACTTCGACACGCTGGAGGACAACGCGGTCACCGTCCGCGAGCGTGACTCGATGAAGCAGGAGCGCGTGTCGCTGGACCAGATCGAGGGCTACCTGGCCGCCCGCCTGATCGGCTGCTGA